TCTGGTTCCTTTTCATACAAGGCCAAATAACCCTGTCTTACTTTTTGGTGAAGCTCCAATCCTTCCAAATCCAAACGATTGACTTCCCGCTCTTGGTTTTTGGCAATTCGAGCGAGCCCTTCTTCGACATCCACATCAAAGTAAAGGGTGAGATCTGGTTTAAGACCATCTGTCGCAAATTGATTGAGCCACTCGATATCTTCCACACTCAGACCGCGACCATACCCTTGATAAGCGACCGAGCTATCAATAAAGCGGTCCATCAAGACGATTTTCCCAGCTGCAAGGGCCGGCAAGACACGTTCCACCAAATGCTGCCGGCGACTAGCAATATAAAGCAACAACTCTGTCTTGGCATCCATACTAGTATGGTCTGGATCTAAAATGACTTGGCGGATCTTTTCTGCAATGTCTACACCGCCTGGTTCACGGGTTGTAATAAAAGGAATTCCTTTTTCTTCAAGTAGAGGCAAAACGGCTTCTAGGACCGATGATTTCCCCGCTCCTTCTGGACCTTCAAATGAAATTAATGTACCGTTTACCATAGTATCCTCTTTCTAGTTTTCTTCTTTTTATTTTACCAAAAATAAGGGTAAAAATCTTGTATTTTAGGAGAGAAAATTTTTCAAAGTCATTTTCATTTTTTCACTTTTTTGTTACAATGTTCTTATAAAGTTTTAGGAGACAACCTATCATGTTTAAATTTAAAGATATTCTGGCTATCATCTTGGGGGCCGGCATTTTTTCATTTGGGATCTATTTTTTGGTCATTCCCTTTCACTTCTATGAAGGAGGAGCGACAGGGATTACCTTGATCACCTATTACCTCTTAAAAGTCCCCGTATCCCTGATGAACTTGCTGATCAATATTCCTCTCTTCGTTCTGGCTTGGAAACTGCTGGGCAAAAAATCTCTTTATCTGAGCTTACTGGGGACCTTTTCGGTTTCCGCTTGGATGGCGCTTTTTGAGGCCATGCCCCTCAGTCACCGCTACCATCACTTCATCTTTGACGCCTTTAAAGGAGATATTCTGCTTGCCTGTATCGCCTCAGGGGTTGTCCTTGGTTTGGGGCTAGGGATCATTTTCAATGCTGGAGGAACCACGGGAGGAACAGATATTCTCGCTCGCATCTTTAACAAATACACTTCCCTCAGTATGGGAAAACTCATGTTGATTGTAGATGCCATTGTTCTGATAACTGTTGTCGTTGTCTTCCAAGATGTCCGTACAGCTATGTATACCCTCTTCTTTATCCTGATTGACACCCTTGTGATCGACTTGATTGGAGAAGGTGGTTTTGCTGGAAAAGGTTTCCTTATCGTCACATCTAAACCAGAAGAAATTGCCAAAAAAGTATCCGACGATCTGGGTCGCGGGATTACCTTTATCCGCGGGATGGGCTATTACAGCCGTAAGGACCTGGATATTGTCTACTGTGTCGTTTCACGGAATGAGATGAAACAAATGAAAGACATCATCAATCAGATCGATCCATTCGCCTTCATCACCATTTCTGAAGCCCATGAAATTCTCGGCGAAGGCTTTACTTTAGATAAAGAAAAACAACCCATTACCCGTTAATAGAAAAAATCAGACTGGATTCTCATCTAGCCTGATTTTTTATTAAATAGCTTTTGCAGTTGTTCGAGTGATTTCATCGACTTTCAAACCGTTAGCTTCAAATTTACTACGGATTCCTTCTAGATCTGTCACCCCATCAATTTGGACTTCGATAACCACACGATCGTCTTTTGTTGGGATATTGACTGTATTGGCGATGTTATATCCTTCTTCTACAATCAAGTGAATGATTTGTTCTAGAACGCCAACCTTATCTTCTGTCACAAAGCGAACACGAACTCCTTCTTCTCCATAACCGGATACTTCAAGGAAAGCACGGAAAATATCACGGTCTGTGATGACACCGGATACTTGGTCATTGTCCACGACTGGAAGAATTCCCACCTTGTTCTTATACATGAGGTAGGTCGCATCTTCTAAGCTGGCAAATTTAGAGACGGTAATGACATCGCGAAGCATGACATCTTTAACCTTAGTCTTGTTCAACAGATAGTTCATCTCGAAAATAGACAAGCTTGTTGCTTTAGATGGACTTGCTTCTGCAATCGTACCTTCTGTCACCAAACCAACCAATTTATCGTTTTCAATGACTGGCAAACGGTGCAAACCTTGTTCGCGCATCAAATCTGCCGCGTGGGCAATTGTCGTATCTGGACTAATGTAAACCACTTTACGTGTCATAAAATCTTTAACAGCCATAACAAGTTCTCCTATGCTTTTATTAGTTTTATTATACTTGATTTTAAGAATGATTTCAAACGCTTTCAGCAGTTTTCTCTTGTTTTCAAAATTTAGAAAAATCAAACAAGAGAGATGAAAAAAGAAAGGTCTTCAAGACCTTTCTTTTTAATATTCTAGTGAACTTTAGAAATCTTACCCACCCAAATAAGCCTTGCGGACTTCTTCTGAAGCTAAGAGTTCTTTTCCTGTTCCGGTAAGAACGACTTTCCCTGTTTCCAAAACATAACCGCGGTCTGCGATGGCAAGGGCCTTGTTGGCATTTTGCTCGATCAAGAGAACAGTTGTCCCTTGTTTTTGGATATCTTGGATGATATCAAAGATTTCTTGGATAAAGATTGGAGCCAATCCCATAGAAGGTTCATCCAGAAGCAAGAGTTTTGGCGTTGACATAAGTGCACGACCCATTGCTAGCATTTGTTGTTCCCCACCAGATAGAGTTGCTGCATCTTGGTTCTTCCGTTCTTCCAAACGTGGGAAACGGGAGAAGACTTTCTTCAAGTTAGCTTGGTTTTCTTCTCGATCTTTCTTCAAGAAAGCGCCCATCTCCAAGTTTTCCATAACAGTTAAGCCTGGAAAGACGTGGCGGCCTTCTGGAACTTGAGAGAGTCCTGCTGCTACAATCTTTTGAGCCGGAACCTTTTGAATCTCCTGACCCAAAAACTCGATTTTCCCAGCACTTGGACGCACCAAACCTGAAATGGTACGAAGAATGGATGTTTTTCCAGCACCGTTAGCACCGATAAGAGAAACAACTTCCCCTTCGTTTACCTCGAAACTGACATCACGGACAGCCTGGATCATACCATAGTGTACAGAAAGATTTTCAACTTTTAACATAGACATTAGGCTTCACCTCCTAGATAGGCTTCGATTACGCGTTTGTTGGTCTTGATTTCATCTGGCGTACCATGGGCAATCAAGCGACCATATTCCAATACATAAATCCGTTCTGTTACTTCCATGACCAAGCTCATATCGTGCTCGATCAGCATAATCGTAATATTAAATTCTTTTTGAATGCGACGGATCAATTGGGTCAATTCTGCTGTTTCTTGAGGGTTCATCCCTGCAGCAGGTTCATCCAAGAAGAGGATTTTTGGCTCTGTAGCAAGGGCACGAACGATCTCCAAGTGACGTTGTTGTCCGTAAGCTAAGTTTTTGGCCAAGGTATCTGCTTCTTTTTCCAGACCAAAAATCGCTAACAATTCAAGAGCTTTTGCTTTCAACGCTTCTTCATTCTTGTAATAGCTTGGCAAGCGGAAAAGACTCGCAAAGACATGTGGTTTGTGGTGATTGGCAAAGGCAATCAAGACATTGTCCAAAACGCTCAAATCTTTAAAGAGACGAATATTTTGGAAAGTTCGTCCCAGACCACCAGCAGCGATTTTATAGGGTGCTTTTCCATTTAGCAGCTGACCATCTAAGGTAATGGTCCCTTCACTTGGTTCATATACCCCTGTTAGGAGGTTGAAGAGGGTTGTTTTCCCGGCACCGTTGGGTCCGATCAAACCAACCAATTCCCCTTCATTAAGTTCCATGGTCACATCCCCAACGGCTGTCAAACCACCAAAGTTTTTTGTTAAATTTTTTACTTCAAGAAGTGCCATTAGTTAGCCTCCTTTTTTGAGAGTAGTTTTTTCAAGCTGAATTCCCATGTTCCAAGAAGACCACCTGGACGGAAGATCATCACGAGAATCAAAGCCAATGAGTAAATGATCATACGTACACTTGAGAAGTCTTGAAGCACCATATTCAAGATACCCAAGACGATGGCTGCCACAACTGTTCCTGACATTGATCCCAAACCACCAAATACGACAATGATCAAGACATTAATGGTATTGGTGAAAGAGTAATCTTTAGGAACAACAGAGCCGATAAAGCCAGCTTGGAGAGATCCAGCAATCGCCGCTGTGATCGCACCAAATACAAAGGCGATGACTTTGACTTTGGTCGTATTGATCCCAACAGATTCTGCTGCGATTTCATCTTCACGAACAGAAAGGGTAGAGCGTCCAATTGGACTGCGTAAGAAGTTAATCGTAAAGATCGTTGTAATGACAACAAAGAGATAAACCAATTGCCAAGTTGTAAAGGCTGGCAAACCAAGGATCCCAGCAGCACCATTTGTTAGAGTACCACCATTGACGATCAAGATCCGAATGATTTCAGAAACCCCAAGTGTCGCAATCGCGAGGTAGTCCCCTTTCAAACGAAGGGTTGGAACCCCAACGATCAAGGCAACGACACCAGCAATCAAAGCACCTAAAACCATCGCACCAAAGAAAGCCCCATAGGTTGGTGATTTAGAACCGAGAATAGCTGCAGAGTAGGCACCAATCGCCATAAATCCGGCATGCCCAAGTGAGAATTGACCTGAGAAACCAACAATGAGGTTCAAGCCAACTGCAAGGATAATATTAATTCCGATTTGTTCTAAAATTTGGATATAGAAGAGGTTGAGCACACCCGCTGCAACCAAGACTTGGATCAAGGCAAAACCTGCGACCAAAAGACCAAGCCAGACTAAATTCACTTTTAAATTTTGTTTCATGGCTTACACCTTCTCTTTCACATTTTTACCGAGGATACCTGCTGGACGGATGAGCAAGATCACAATCAAGATGGCATACACAATGGCATCACGGAAGTCTGAAAGACCGATCGCTGTAGCGAAGGTTTCCAACAAACCGATCACAAATCCACCTAGGGCAGCACCTGGAATGATTCCGATTCCTCCAAGAACGGCTGCGACAAAGGCTTTGATCCCTGGTGTCATACCCATCAAAGGCTCGATCGAGTTGTAATACAAACCAATCAAGACACCACCAGCACCTGCCAAGGCTGATCCCAAAGCAAAGGTAAAGCTGATCGTACGGTTTACGTTAATCCCCATCAATTGAGCGGCATCACTATCGACAGATACAGCCCGCATGGCTTTCCCCATCTTTGTCTTTTGAATAATAAATTGAAGAGCGACCATCAAGAAAACAGACACTCCCAAGATCATCAACTGAATATTGGAGATTGAAATAGGACCGAAGTTGTAACGAACCGTTTTAATCACTTGCGGGAAGGAACGGGTATTGGCACCGACGAAGAAGACCATCCCATATTCGAGCAAGAAGGAAACCCCGATGGCTGTGATCAAGGCTGCAATCCGAGTCGAATGACGAAGCGGACGATAAGCCAGGTATTCAATTACAACCCCTAAAATAGCTGTCCCAACCATGGCTAGGAGCAAAGCTACAAAGAAGTTTACTTTCCACGAGTTCAATAAGAAATATCCCATAAAGGCACCTACCATGTAGATATCCCCATGGGCAAAGTTGATCAATTTGATAATTCCATACACCATGGTATAACCAAGGGCCAAGAGTGCATAGACACTTCCCAAGATTAGACCGTTCACTAATTGCTGGAGCATTTGAACCATCCTTTCTAACAATAAAGAGCGAGGCCAGGAATTTTCATTCTCCCAGCCTCTTGTACAAACAACAAATGATAATTATGGTTTAACAGACTCAACTGATTTGACTTTACCATCTTTCAAGCCAATCATAAGAGCTGATTTAACCGGGTTGTGGTTCTTGTCAATTGACATTGTACCAGTCACACCTTCCAAGTCTTTCAACTTCGCAAGGTTATCTTTCAATTCGACAGAGTTCTTAGCACCTTTAGATGCTTCGGCAACCATGTAAACTGAATCATAAGCCAAAGCTGCGAACATTGAAGGTTCTTCATTGTATTTCGCTTTGTAAGCTTCTACGAATTTCTTGGCTTTATCAGTCATTTCACCTTCAGTAGAGAATCCAGCTACGTAGTAGATGTCTGTAGCTGCAGCAGGTGTTGCTTGTTCAACGAACTTAGCATCGCTAAATCCATCACCACCAATGATTGGTTGTTTGATTCCCATACCACGCGCTTGGTTTACGATCTTACCAGTTTCTGTGTAGTAACCTGGAAGAACAATCGCATCGAAGTCTTTATCTTTGATTTTTGTAAGGGCAGCTTGGAAGTCTGTATCCTTAGATTGGAAGGTTTCTGTTGCTACGATTTCACCTTTGTAAGATTTCTTGAAGGCTTCAGCAATCCCTTTAGCATAGTCAGATGAGTTATCGTAGTAAAGAACGACTTTCTTCGCTTTCAAGTTATCCGTTGTGTATTTAGCAATGATTTGTCCTTGGAAGCTATCGATGAAGGTAGCACGGAAGAGGTAATCTTGACCTTTTGTCAAATCATCTTGAGTTGCAGATGGTGTAACCAATGGAACACCTGCTTTACCAGCATTGGCAACCGCTGCTGCAGTAGCACCTGAAGTTGCAGGTCCTACAAGAGCGTTCACTTTTGATTGAGTGACAAGGTTTGTAGTGACTGTAGCTGCTTCAGCTGTTTCAGATTTGTTATCTTTATCTGTGACAACAATCTTCTTACCGTCAGCTCCACCCTTAGCGTTGATTTCATCAACGGCCAATTGAGCACCTTTTTGTTCAGCGCTACCGTAGGCTGCTACTTCACCAGTTTTTTCAAAGTTAAAACCGACTTTTAATTCTTTGCCGATTTCGTTACCAGTTGTGTTTGAACCTGAAGTAGAAACTTCACCACAAGCAGCAAGAAGAGCGACACTTGCAATGGTTAAAAATGAAAGAGCAAATTTTTTCTTCATTTGTAATGATCTCCTTAAATGAATCTTAAATTAAATACATTAAGAATATACCGAATTATCTGACAATTGTCAATAAAAAAAACGCAATCCATCAAATGATTGCGTTTTCTAACCTTCTGTGACCACAGATGGGGTCTCCAATCGTTGTAAACTTCCTACAAAATCTGTATCTAAATCTTTGAGATGGCAAGGCAAGACCTTTTTGACATAACGTTCTTTCTTTAAGTCTTCCATGACTTGATCAGCCTTGTCACTGTCCACATACAATTGGACATAACGACATTTCTTAGAATGGTACAAGACATCTCCGACTGATTGTAATTTTTTCCCATCTCGATTGTAATACAATTTTACAATCAAGCCTGTTCTTTCTTGTTTTTCAAACATGGTCAATCCCTTTCTCGTTCTGTTACTAGTATATCAAATTTCAAGAAAAAGAACTACTCTTTTATGAGAGCAAAAAAAGAGAGTGGGACAGAAATCGGTAATTCGTTAGAATTCGATTTCGTCGTCCCACCTCCGCACAGTTGAGTATGGCTGTAAAAGCTGATGAAATCAACGTAGTAGAGCCCACTCAACCACTGCGTTTTGCTCGACAATCCAAAAATAATTGAGAGGCTAGGACTTTTGTCCCAGCCTCTTGACGGACCTTCCCATAGGATGGTTTAGTCCAATTTATTATTGGCCATGATTTCATCAATAAAGCCATATTCAAGTGTTTCTTGCGCGCTCATCCAATTGTCACGTTCCGCATCAGCATGCACTTTTTCAATGGATTGACCTGAATTTTCCGCAAGGATTTTTTCCAAGTTGTTCCGTGTTTTGAGCAAGTGTTCTGCTGCGATCGCCATATCGGTTTGTTGGGTACCACCACCAGTACCACCCATTGGTTGGTGAATCATGTACTCGGCGTTTGGCAACATGAAGCGTTTGCCCTTCGCACCGCTTGAAGCGATAATTGTTCCCATAGATGCTGCCATCCCCATAACAATGGTTTGGACATCTGACTTGATAAAGTTCATAGTATCTACGATGGCAAGACCTGCTGAGACAGAGCCACCTGGGGTATTGATATACATATAGATATCTTTTGTATTATCTTGGGCATCCAAGAAGAGCAATTGAGCGATAATGGAGTTAGCCATTTGGTCCTCAACTGGTCCTGTTACCATGATAATTCGATCTTTCAACAGACGGGAATAAATATCGTAAGAACGTTCTCCACGACTGGTTTGTTCAATAACTACTGGAATCATCTATTCTTCTCCTTTAGTATCCATTCATTCTCACGATTCGTGAGGTTCAAAGTATATGTGCTATTATAAACCAATGGTCAAAAAAGGTCAAATCTTAAGCACCTTTCGTACGAATCATGAATGGCTTCTTATTTGGTACCGAATAAACGGTCACCTGCATCTCCAAGACCAGGAACAATGTAGCCATGTTCATTCAAATGATCATCGAGGGCTGCTGTAAAGATATCAACATCTGGGTGAGCTTCTTGAAGAGCTTTCACCCCTTCTGGCGCTGATACTAGGCAGACAAACTTGATATGGCTAGCGCCACGTTTTTTCAAGGAATCAATCGCTAGAATAGCGGATCCACCCGTAGCAAGCATCGGGTCTACTACAAAGATACGACGTTGATCAATATCTTCTGGCAATTTCACCAAGTATTCAACTGGTTTCAAGGTTTCTTCATCACGGTACATCCCGATATGGCCAACCTTAGCAGCTGGTACCAAACTCAAGAGACCATCAACCATCCCAATCCCTGCACGAAGAATTGGGACAATAGCCAATTTCTTCCCTGCGATTTGTTTTTGAACGGTTTTGGTAATAGGAGTTTCAATCTCAACATCTTCAAGAGGCAATTCACGCAACACTTCGTAGCCCATCAACATAGCAATTTCATCTACCAATTCACGAAAGGCCTTCGTAGAGGTATCCGTGCGACGGAGAATAGACAATTTGTGTTGAATCAGTGGATGTGTAATAACTTCTAATTTTCCCATTTTGAGATCCTTCTTTCTAAGCTGTTATTATTCAAAAAAGAGCTATGATAAAAGCGGAGTCAAGCTCTACTCTTTCTTTCAGTCCCTCTTTGATACTCACAGCACATGGAAATCTTCATTTCCAACTTTACATTCCTCTTATTATACCAAATTTTACCAAAAAAAGAGAGCCCTTACACTTAATTTTTTAAGTTCGGACTCACTCTTTCTATCAATCAATTACAACCATTCTTTGTATTTCTTAATATAGATACGTTTGACAACCGTCACACTCAGCATATAGAGGACGATAATAGCAAACAATAGAACAAAGTACAATCCATTTAGTTGGCTCAACTTCAAGATAGAAGCCAAAGGACTATATGGAAGGGAGGTTACAAAGAAGGCTGCTGCTAGGGTCGTCACCACGACTGAGAAGGCTGGACGACTTTGGATAAATGGAAGTTTTGGTGAACGCAACATATGAATAACCATGGTTTGAGACCACATAGATTCAATAAACCATCCAGTTTGGAACACCATGATAAAGGCTGCTGCATCTGCTGCTCCATGGTTGTAGCCATGACCTAAAATCATTGGGACAACAAGGAAATAAAGAAGCATGTAGGTAATAATATCAAAGACAGATGAAATTGGACCAATCCAGGCCATAAAGCGCATGATGGAGTTTGCTTCCCAGATACGAGGTTTCTTGAGGAATTCCTTGTCGACATTGTCAAAAGGAAGGGCGATACAAGAAAGATCATAGATAAGATTGAGCACAATCAAATGAACGGGAGCCATTGGAAGGAAAGGCAAAAAGATGCTGGCAAAGAGCAGAGAAAAGATG
Above is a window of Streptococcus sp. LPB0220 DNA encoding:
- the tmk gene encoding dTMP kinase, with product MVNGTLISFEGPEGAGKSSVLEAVLPLLEEKGIPFITTREPGGVDIAEKIRQVILDPDHTSMDAKTELLLYIASRRQHLVERVLPALAAGKIVLMDRFIDSSVAYQGYGRGLSVEDIEWLNQFATDGLKPDLTLYFDVDVEEGLARIAKNQEREVNRLDLEGLELHQKVRQGYLALYEKEPERIVKIDASQSFEAVFADVLAVLENRLGILK
- a CDS encoding YitT family protein; this translates as MFKFKDILAIILGAGIFSFGIYFLVIPFHFYEGGATGITLITYYLLKVPVSLMNLLINIPLFVLAWKLLGKKSLYLSLLGTFSVSAWMALFEAMPLSHRYHHFIFDAFKGDILLACIASGVVLGLGLGIIFNAGGTTGGTDILARIFNKYTSLSMGKLMLIVDAIVLITVVVVFQDVRTAMYTLFFILIDTLVIDLIGEGGFAGKGFLIVTSKPEEIAKKVSDDLGRGITFIRGMGYYSRKDLDIVYCVVSRNEMKQMKDIINQIDPFAFITISEAHEILGEGFTLDKEKQPITR
- a CDS encoding CBS domain-containing protein, with the protein product MAVKDFMTRKVVYISPDTTIAHAADLMREQGLHRLPVIENDKLVGLVTEGTIAEASPSKATSLSIFEMNYLLNKTKVKDVMLRDVITVSKFASLEDATYLMYKNKVGILPVVDNDQVSGVITDRDIFRAFLEVSGYGEEGVRVRFVTEDKVGVLEQIIHLIVEEGYNIANTVNIPTKDDRVVIEVQIDGVTDLEGIRSKFEANGLKVDEITRTTAKAI
- a CDS encoding ABC transporter ATP-binding protein, which encodes MSMLKVENLSVHYGMIQAVRDVSFEVNEGEVVSLIGANGAGKTSILRTISGLVRPSAGKIEFLGQEIQKVPAQKIVAAGLSQVPEGRHVFPGLTVMENLEMGAFLKKDREENQANLKKVFSRFPRLEERKNQDAATLSGGEQQMLAMGRALMSTPKLLLLDEPSMGLAPIFIQEIFDIIQDIQKQGTTVLLIEQNANKALAIADRGYVLETGKVVLTGTGKELLASEEVRKAYLGG
- a CDS encoding ABC transporter ATP-binding protein → MALLEVKNLTKNFGGLTAVGDVTMELNEGELVGLIGPNGAGKTTLFNLLTGVYEPSEGTITLDGQLLNGKAPYKIAAGGLGRTFQNIRLFKDLSVLDNVLIAFANHHKPHVFASLFRLPSYYKNEEALKAKALELLAIFGLEKEADTLAKNLAYGQQRHLEIVRALATEPKILFLDEPAAGMNPQETAELTQLIRRIQKEFNITIMLIEHDMSLVMEVTERIYVLEYGRLIAHGTPDEIKTNKRVIEAYLGGEA
- a CDS encoding branched-chain amino acid ABC transporter permease; this encodes MKQNLKVNLVWLGLLVAGFALIQVLVAAGVLNLFYIQILEQIGINIILAVGLNLIVGFSGQFSLGHAGFMAIGAYSAAILGSKSPTYGAFFGAMVLGALIAGVVALIVGVPTLRLKGDYLAIATLGVSEIIRILIVNGGTLTNGAAGILGLPAFTTWQLVYLFVVITTIFTINFLRSPIGRSTLSVREDEIAAESVGINTTKVKVIAFVFGAITAAIAGSLQAGFIGSVVPKDYSFTNTINVLIIVVFGGLGSMSGTVVAAIVLGILNMVLQDFSSVRMIIYSLALILVMIFRPGGLLGTWEFSLKKLLSKKEAN
- a CDS encoding branched-chain amino acid ABC transporter permease, with the protein product MLQQLVNGLILGSVYALLALGYTMVYGIIKLINFAHGDIYMVGAFMGYFLLNSWKVNFFVALLLAMVGTAILGVVIEYLAYRPLRHSTRIAALITAIGVSFLLEYGMVFFVGANTRSFPQVIKTVRYNFGPISISNIQLMILGVSVFLMVALQFIIQKTKMGKAMRAVSVDSDAAQLMGINVNRTISFTFALGSALAGAGGVLIGLYYNSIEPLMGMTPGIKAFVAAVLGGIGIIPGAALGGFVIGLLETFATAIGLSDFRDAIVYAILIVILLIRPAGILGKNVKEKV
- a CDS encoding ABC transporter substrate-binding protein, coding for MKKKFALSFLTIASVALLAACGEVSTSGSNTTGNEIGKELKVGFNFEKTGEVAAYGSAEQKGAQLAVDEINAKGGADGKKIVVTDKDNKSETAEAATVTTNLVTQSKVNALVGPATSGATAAAVANAGKAGVPLVTPSATQDDLTKGQDYLFRATFIDSFQGQIIAKYTTDNLKAKKVVLYYDNSSDYAKGIAEAFKKSYKGEIVATETFQSKDTDFQAALTKIKDKDFDAIVLPGYYTETGKIVNQARGMGIKQPIIGGDGFSDAKFVEQATPAAATDIYYVAGFSTEGEMTDKAKKFVEAYKAKYNEEPSMFAALAYDSVYMVAEASKGAKNSVELKDNLAKLKDLEGVTGTMSIDKNHNPVKSALMIGLKDGKVKSVESVKP
- a CDS encoding DUF2129 domain-containing protein; the protein is MFEKQERTGLIVKLYYNRDGKKLQSVGDVLYHSKKCRYVQLYVDSDKADQVMEDLKKERYVKKVLPCHLKDLDTDFVGSLQRLETPSVVTEG
- a CDS encoding ATP-dependent Clp protease proteolytic subunit yields the protein MIPVVIEQTSRGERSYDIYSRLLKDRIIMVTGPVEDQMANSIIAQLLFLDAQDNTKDIYMYINTPGGSVSAGLAIVDTMNFIKSDVQTIVMGMAASMGTIIASSGAKGKRFMLPNAEYMIHQPMGGTGGGTQQTDMAIAAEHLLKTRNNLEKILAENSGQSIEKVHADAERDNWMSAQETLEYGFIDEIMANNKLD
- the upp gene encoding uracil phosphoribosyltransferase gives rise to the protein MGKLEVITHPLIQHKLSILRRTDTSTKAFRELVDEIAMLMGYEVLRELPLEDVEIETPITKTVQKQIAGKKLAIVPILRAGIGMVDGLLSLVPAAKVGHIGMYRDEETLKPVEYLVKLPEDIDQRRIFVVDPMLATGGSAILAIDSLKKRGASHIKFVCLVSAPEGVKALQEAHPDVDIFTAALDDHLNEHGYIVPGLGDAGDRLFGTK